The genome window ATGAAAACTGTAATTAAAATTAACAACAACGGTTCTATTCGTGTAGAGGGCGATTTCGTGCTCGTGGATGCCCAAGGTAAAGAATTTAACCTCAATGGGCGAACTTCTATTGCTTTATGCAGGTGTGGTCTATCTCAAAATCGCCCATTTTGCGATGGTAGCCACAAGGGAAAATTTGAACATATCTGTGAAGCTTTTGAACTACCTCCCTTAAAATAATCCGCACTCATGCCCGC of Bacteroidia bacterium contains these proteins:
- a CDS encoding CDGSH iron-sulfur domain-containing protein; this translates as MKTVIKINNNGSIRVEGDFVLVDAQGKEFNLNGRTSIALCRCGLSQNRPFCDGSHKGKFEHICEAFELPPLK